A window of Diabrotica virgifera virgifera chromosome 9, PGI_DIABVI_V3a contains these coding sequences:
- the LOC126891380 gene encoding uncharacterized protein LOC126891380 codes for MDNDVVFGLQEYIIFDSQRPGPSSQNMVESQPKTEYKWNEDDSKILLDLYAKYKLKLGTFEIKNTKVLWIKISEQMKEFGVMVTPNNCLNRWRVLERNYKKFVYNQNKTGEQKEEGQNDENVAMEQTSEVNVTPKVLHAPAHPKASRLSSLKETRKSELEKTRTDRATYYKDRLQLERDKLEKIKIRNALIQQRNTKLENRNKLLEASNKLLEEQNQLLRKAAKIPILENEFVHSVNNHIVKYSFIITVVYSFNISV; via the exons ATGGATAATGATGTAGTATTTG GTTTACAAGAATACATCATATTCGATTCGCAGAGGCCAGGACCATCTTCACAAAACATGGTTGAGTCCCAACCAAAGACAGAATATAAATGGAACGAAGATGATTCCAAGATTTTACTTGACCTGTATGCAAAATACAAATTGAAACTTGGGACATTCGAAATTAAGAACACCAAAGTCTTGTGGATAAAGATTTCTGAACAGATGAAGGAGTTTGGAGTCATGGTAACTCCAAATAATTGCCTCAATAGATGGAGAGTCCTTGAGAGGAACTAtaaaaaatttgtatacaacCAAAATAAAACTG GGGAACAGAAAGAGGAAGGGCAAAACGATGAAAATGTGGCCATGGAACAAACATCTGAAGTTAACGTAACACCGAAAGTACTGCATGCACCTGCTCACCCTAAGGCAAGTAGGCTTAGTAGCCTAAAAGAAACGAGGAAAAGTGAACTCGAAAAAACTAGGACAGACAGGGCCACATATTACAAAGACAGACTGCAATTGGAACGGGATAAACTAGAGAAAATAAAAATTCGCAATGCTCTAATTCAACAAAGAAATACAAAGCTAGAAAATAGGAATAAGCTCCTCGAAGCTAGCAATAAGCTACTTGAGGAGCAAAATCAACTTTTGAGGAAGGCTGCTAAAATTCCGATTTTAGAAAATGAATTTGTACATAGTGTAAATAATCATATTGTTAAGTATAGTTTTATAATTACTGTAGTGTATAGTTTTAATATTAGTGTATAG